The genomic region agaacATGCAGAACTTCCCCATGCATGCACTATGTGAGATGGAGAATCCTTTTGTGACTGCACACAATGGGCAGATACAAGATAAGGGGCAGATAAAATTCCCACTTGATTATTTTCTGACCATAGTCTGCCCTGTAAGTACATAAATATATGCCAACTCCCCAACTGTCAATGCGCAATAATATGGAGCAGTATGGGGCCGAATGTGTGTTTTCTCTGTTAGGCGTTTTCTACTGTCAGAGAAAATATAACATATGCCATTAGCCAACTGTTCTATCCCTTCTTTCAATGTAATTGTCAAACCAATCATCTCTTGGATTGACAAACAAAGTTCTTTCTAACACATTTTATCTCTGCTAgaatttttctttcagtttttctGACctgatatttttattctttttttgcttATTAGAATTTCCTAATGAAAAGCCTGCTTTAGGAATATGGAGGTTCTTCAGTGTGATGGCTGCAACTTCAAAGCTCAGACCTATGAAGACCTAAAGTCCCATATTCAGGATGTCCATACTGCATTTTTGCAACCTGCAGATGTAGCTGAGGAAGACTCTACCCAGGCCCATGAAAAATCTGTGGAAACGCATTCAATCAACCAGCTAGAAGGGGTGTTTCCTTCAGTTAAGGATGAATATGCATCAGCTGAAGAAAATCATGGTTAGTAATATCTATGTACTAAAACATAATAATACATTATGAATTTCATGTGAATAATAAGCATTCACatgcttttaaaaacatttatttctgtttatggATTCTATAATATGTGCCTAATACTGTTGAAATGTTTTGATTTGTTATCTGTTGTGttgtttttactgtattttgctAATTATGTATTTCTACTTTGTAGCTCCAAGTACTCCTCAGCCTGCAAGTGGATCATACTATGGTCACAGCCCAAGTTATTTCAGTCAGTCTAATCATGCAGGAAATGCCAAGTCAACCAGCAAGTTCTTTCAGTGCAAATTCTGCATTCGATATTTTAGATCAAAAAACCTTCTTGTGGAACATACTAGAAAGGTTCATGGGAATGGTGGAACAAATATAGCAGGCTCTTCAAATGTTGGACCATCAGATTATAACATAATGTTGCACGATGGGTTTGGAAAAGTATTTTCTTGTCAGTTTTGCACTTACAAGTCTCCTAGAAGAGCAAGGATATTGAAGCATCAGAAAATGTATCACAAGAATAGCTTGAAGGAAACTCCAATGCCTCCTGTATCCAACCCTCCACCAATATCCATGCCTATACCACTACAAGAAGCATGTAAAGAATTACCAGCAGAAGTAGTAGAACGTAGTATACTAGAATCAATGGTAAAACCGCTTACAAAGTCTAGGGGGAACTTTTGTTGTGAATGGTGCAGTTATCAGACACCACGAAGGGAGCGCTGGTGTGACCACATGATGAAAAAACACCGTGGAATGGTCAAAATACTTTCAAGCTTAAGACAAGATGGAATGAACATGTCAGATCTGCAGAACAAAAGTTCTCCAGTTTCCAATCCAGGCGGCAGCTTTATGCCTCTTACTATAGGCAATGACATTCCTAATGTTAACATTTCAAATTACAGAAGCCCTGTGAATAATGCACTTAATAGAGGCAGCCCTCCCAAATATTCACCTATGCCATACGTTCCAATAAAACCAAAGCCATCAGCAGATACTGGTATAGTGAATTTGTCAGATAGATCTCCTTATACTGCTTCAGAAAACTCCAGTGTTGTGATTGACATGGATAGCAATAGCTTGCTTAATGATTCAAGTTCTGATGATGACTACATTGATCTAGATAGTGAAAATGGCTTATGTCCAATGGATCCTCATGTTTCAGGGATTTCTGGAGAACCATTATTAGGATCAGAGAACAACAAATTACTAGAAACAAAGGGCATTCCTTTTAGAAGGTATATGAACAGATTTCAGTGTCCCTTTTGTCCTTTCCTTACCATGCATAGACGGAGCATCTCTCGTCATATTGAAAACATTCATCTCTCTGGAAAGACTGCTGTCTACAAGTGTGATGAATGTCCTTTTTCATGCAAAAGTCCATTAAAACTAGGTGCCCACAAGCAGTGCCATAGTGGTGCTCCATCAGAGTGGGACAGTATAAATACACTTAATGAAAGTCTCTCTTCTTTTAGTGAAGCTTATGAGAGCAGCAATGGGAATGGTAAAAAGTCTGGCGTAATGACAGAATCTGGCCAGCAGAACCCATATAAATGTACTATGTGCAACTATTCTACAACAACCTTAAAAGGGCTACGTGTTCATCAGCAACACAAGCACTCATTTTGTGATGATATGCCACAACATAATAGTAACATGGTACGACAGGCACAAGATGATCCTGATTCAGTCACTTCAGGTACTGTAAGGAAGAGTCAAACTTCCATATTAGGGTTatcttctaaaaataattttgtagcaAAGACATCTCggaaaaactcaaatgattttcctttagACTTATCACCGGTAAAAAAAAGAACTAGAATTGATGAAATTGCAAGCAATCTGCAGAGCAAAATTAACCAAAGCAAACAACAGGAGGATAATGTCATAAATGTGGAAGATGAGGAGGAGGAAgtagaggaggaggaagaggaggaagaaaatGAAGTGGAAATAGAAGTAGAAATAGACAAAGAAGAGGAACAATCTGAGCAGATGGATGCAACTGATGCATATGCAATCCATCAAATGTGGGCTAGAGATGCTAATAATTCTCCGAAAAATGTGAGCTACAGGAATATTCAACACAATTATGCAGCAACACCCAATGGAGCAGAAATTGAACTGACTTTGTCAGACGATGACGAAGATTACTACTACCAGTCTACTGGAATGAAAGAACAAGAAACAAGTGCATCCACGTCTCGCAATCAGTCTAGTTTCTATAACGATAATGACCAGAATGAAAACGCAGAGTATAATGAGGAATCTGGAAGGTTATACTATTGTAAGCACTGTGACTTTAGCAACAAATCTGCCAGGAGTGTGAGCACTCATTATCAAAGGATGCACCCGTACATTAAATTTAGTTTTAGGTATATTTTGGATCCCAGTGATCACAGTGCTGTTTATAGATGCCTTGAATGTTATATTGATTACAATAATTTTGAAGATTTACAGCAGCATTATGCAGAGCACCATCCAGAAGCAATGAATGTTCTCAATTTTGACCAATCTGATTTGATATATCGGTGCCGGTTTTGTTCATACACAAGTCCAAATGTTCGAAGTCTAATGCCACATTACCAAAGAATGCACCCAAccgttaaaataaataatgcaatgaTTTTCTCAAGTTATGTTGTTGACCACCAAGAAGAAATAGCTTCAGAATCCCAAACGTTACGAGAAATTTTAAATTCAGCCCCCAAAAATATGGTAACATCTACACCAACAGGCCAAGGAGCTAGCAGCTCTGCAGCTTTTAACAAAAACACCAGTCAGATATTTGACACAGAAACAGAAAATCCAATAAGCTCTGTAAACAGCGTGGTTGTTTATGATTGTGATGTTTGCAAGTTTGCAAGTCCAAACATGCATTCTGTTTTGGTACATTACCAGAAAAAACATCCGGATGAAAAAGCTTCCTACTTCAGAATTCAAAAAACAATGCGGGTTGTTTCTGTGGAAGGTGCTGCTGCAATTTCACAACTGGCATTGGAGGCAAGCTCTTTAGTGCAACAACAATCTCCTGTGCCCACTCCAAATGTGACTTCCCCATCAGAAGTAACTCCCGAATTATACTTCTGCAAGCACTGTTCCTACAGCAATCGATCAGTTGTAGGTGTATTGGTTCACTATCAAAAAAGACACCCTGAAATTAAGGTCACTGCAAAGTACATTCGCCAGGCTCCTCCAACTGCAGCAACTGTTAGAAATATAGATGCACTACAGAACACACCCATAAAACAACCAACTTCCACCCCAAATGCAAAGAAAGGCAATACACAATCAAGGGGAAATGAAATGTTTTTCTGCCAGCACTGTGACTATGGGAATCAGACTGTGAAAGGAGTTCTCATTCACTACCAAAAGAAACACAGAGATTTTAAAGTGAATGCCGATGTTATCAGACAGCATACTGCTGCTATTAGGAGTATGTGTGAACAAGGACAAAAGAAACCCATAACAAACACACAGACTTTTCCAACTACCAGTGAACATGACAAAGAGAAGCTTAGGAGCCTGAGGTGTCGACAGTGCTCATATGCAACTCCGTATGTTTATGCCCTCAGAAAGCATATGAAAAAAGATCATCCTGCTTTAAGGGCAACTGTTACAACAATTCTTAAATGGGCATTTCTAGATGGCCTCATAGAGGCTGGATATCACTGTGAGTGGTGCATTTATTCTCATCCAGAGCCAAGTGGATTGCTTGAACATTACCAAAGGAGACATCCTGAACACTATGTTGATTACACCTATATGGCAACTAAGTTATGTGCTGGTCCAGATTCTCCACCTAATGAAGCCTCCACAGAATCAAAGTCCTATAAGTGTAGGGACTGTACTTTTGAAGCACCATCTATTTGGGATATCACCAACCACTACCAAGCATTTCACCCTTGGGCTCTGAAAGGTGACGAATCAGTACTATTTAACATAATTAAGGAAAAGGATGGTACAGAGAATTCAAATTCAGAAGAAGCTGTACAGGTGCATTCTGCTGGAAAGCCTACTAGAAATGTAGAACCACAAATGGACGGTGGTGATAATTACAGTTTATCACAAAAAAAGACTTTATCATTGCAAACAAATAACTTTGCCATATCTTCTTCTCCATATTTGTGCACAGTTTGCCATTCAGAATACAATAATTTGCATGGCCTTTTGacacattatggaaaaaaacatccTGGTATGAAAGTTAAAGCAGCAGATTTTGCTCAGGAGGTTGACATAAATCCAGGAGCAGTTTATAAATGCCGGCACTGTCCATATATTAATACACGAATCCATGGTGTGCTCACTCACTATCAAAAGAGACATCCTTCAGTTAAAGTAACAGCTGAAGATTTTGTGCATGATGTTGAACAGTCTACTGAAATGTCTCAGAACGAATCTGATGAAAACAGTCGCATTTTTAAGCAAGGTTACGGTGCTTATAGGTGTAAAATCTGCCCATATACTCATGGAACCCTGGAAAAATTGAAAATCCACTATGAAAAATATCATGACCAGCCAGAACCTGATATGCTTTCACCTTCATCTCcaaaagatttttcttctgtTGAGACATATGCCCTTTTGGATGAACATCCTCCTCAGACTGTTGTTACATTAGAAGCTGATGTGTTAAAAGGACctacaaaatataaaagaaaccATTTGGCCCCACACACAGTCTTCAGATGTCAGTTATGTAAATACTTCTGTTCAACCAGAAAAGGTATAGCCAGGCACTACCGCATTAAACATAATAATGTAAGAGCCCAACCAGAAGGCAAAAACAATTTGTTCACATGTGCACTATGTTCCTATACAAACCCCATTCGTAAAGGTCTTGCTGCTCACTACCAAAAGCGGCATGATATAGATGCATACTACACACACTGTTTGGCAGCATCTAGAACAGTTACGGATAAaccaaataaagttgttattcCTAGTCCACAAAAAGATGATTCACTGGAGTTAAGTGAAGAGTTAAAGAATGCAGTTGAAAAGAAAACATGCTCGCTGTGCTCTTTTCAGTCCTACAGCAAAAAAGGTATTGTTACCCATTATATGAAACGCCATCCTGGAGtatttccaaaaaaacaaaatgctagcAAACTTGGTGGTTACTTTACAGCTGTGTATGCCGAAGAAAGCGAACCCCAGGGCTCTGAGGAAAAATATGAGACAGAACCAGAACCCCAGGAACAAGAGTTGCTTCCTTTCagatgtataaaatgttttaaactctCATTTAGCACACCAGAACTCCTGTGTATGCATTATACTGATCACCACAGTAAAGACATAAAAAGAGACTTCTCCATACTGGGTACTTCTGGCACACGTTCCCTTACTACCACTTACAAATGCAAACACTGTAATAGCAAGCTTAACAGTGTAGCTGATCTTACCGTTCATCTGAATGTTCACAATGAGGACTTCCAGAAACGTGCCAAACGTCAGGAAAGGAGAAAGCAGCTTTTGAACAAGCAGAAACTTGCAGAGAGTGCAGACAGCAAACAAGAAAGGGTAAGAGTAAATCTtaagcattatttattttgaaaacgtgctttttttatttacaattttgttTGGATTCAAGACCCAGGTCCTATTTTGAAATTAGACCATTTACGCTTTCTGTTGGTCATGTAATAAGAAATGAGAATATAGACTATTTTTTAGGTATatattgttaaaggagacatatagaatTAATGAAAACCCCCTAATTTTGTTGGCAACTGTGACATATTAATTTAATACTATCTTTACAAATGGCCCATTTATTGGAGCGCCATATAGaagttcactggtccctgtctgtgtttcaaatgaggggtggacaTGTCCTAAcgatccctgccagaagcacagtaggagggggacagccgttcacagccctgcagtcaggGGGCGATACTGGCCATTTTGCCTCTTGTGGCGGCCTTCGTTCTGCCGCCTCCCCACTGCACTCACATTTTCAGTGCCGGACGGGGGTCGGGGGTGTCCaagttgctagtgcagagagcataattgtgctgtctgcactagaagagccgaatttcccaGTTAAAAAAAACGGAAATCttgctcttagttaccaggagcggcatttttgctgcccctggcaaccgggggggggggggttgggcgCTGCCGCCTCATTAGCGGTGCGCCCCtacctgcagtcacacaagcaaagacagacttcaCTTCCCTATCAGATCTTCCTAGCTGCTACAGTACCTTGTCCTgagtgctgccagctcccctgcacagctaGAGAATTCAGCtggcaggaagtggaacagttGGGCCACACTAGTACGgtttttgtatacattttcaataaagtaaccacaaACACAACTCtttcaagcacattccttctatctCTAAAATAGTAACATGCACTGGTACAATTTGTCAGCTGTCAAACTGTAACAATGTCAAAAGCACAACAATTTCAAAAACAGAAGATATCTTATAGTTTTATAGATTTGGTAGAATGCGGGCAAATTTTAAGTGTTGTTTACTCTGTAGAAATAAAGTATCTATACAGACTTACAGTAAGCCTAATTAACTTAACAAAAATGTGTtggcataaaaatatttgaaaatgtaggTATGATGAATTTTCAGGGCCCatacatacaatacaaatatagCCAGGCccactttttaacattttttgaaaattttcagtAGAGGAGGAACAATTACTGGAAAATTAGTCTATGAATAAATAGGTGGAAATAACTTTATTTTCCCCtctaccatctttttttttttaacccccccccctttagaaATTTTCCTTTTGATACCTAAGCCCATTTGAGTCTTGAATCAGCTGGACAactttgctttttgttttgtattttctttttctgcatcattcCACAGTGATATGCTCCAGGctaaaatatattgaaacaatGACTGCACATCATGTTTTAGTggctttattgttttaaaaattgttttcttataCCTTAAATATTCCATTCAGGAATGAAAATTGTATGTCTATTTAGAATTGCATAACTGCTAAGCAAACTGGCTTACATTTTTTCTTCGGAATGACTGCTAGCttttgtgtttgtgtatacagCACAGTCCTATGTAGTCTCGGATATTGCTTATAACAGTGTAGTGGTCCCTGTTTAGCTTAGACTTTATTTTTGAATACATTGTTACAGGGAAACGAAGCAGCGTTACAGAAGAATTTTAAGGAAAAGGCAGTTGTGGGATACAAATGTAAGTTCTGTGTGGAAGTCCACCCAACACTCCGAGCCATCTGCAACCATCTTCGCAAACATGTACAATATGGAAATGTCTCTGAACTTCCTGCTGACTTACAGGTACAAATAACTTATCAACAGTTAATCGATATTAGTATAGGGTGTGTTTTGCGATcaccagggatgtagcgaactgccgatttggtgttcgcgaacgccgttcgcgaacttcgaacacccgctaaaatcgttcgattcgaacgatcgaaggattttaatcattcgatcgaaggattttcattcgaatcgaacgatcaaagccattcgatcgaatgcttttcattcgatcgaatgcttacaatcgttcgaacgaatggaaatcgttcgatttttagcggtcgaaggaattcgaatggtcgaatggccgaacgatcgaacgcgaactcaaaatgcgaacgttcccaaacgttcgtgaacattcggcggacgagaacggtcgaagttcgcgcgaactagttcgcagcagaacagttcgctacatccctagcgatCACTTGTTCTACATTATTAACTACAGAATAGAGAACTGAAGGGTAATGTATAAAACTTAATGCATTGATACTTTGTAACAAACGTAGtctatatttttacatatgtCATACCTATGTGTAGGTATGAAATGTCTCACTCCATGTTAAGTAATTGAATTAGTAACAGTCCTGTTAATGTGTTATGTGGTCAGTTGCCTACCACATGTTATAGGGCATAATTAAATTGATTATGTAATAAACAGTAATAAATTGACCCCTTAAGTCGATCTATGGAAGGGCCTGTGGGATTCTTGTTGAATAGACATGTTCTAGCAAAGGCTACTCTCCATAGAGTACAGTTATTTTTAGTAAGATTGTCTTGAGACTGTTGGATCCCCCTTAAGTTTATTTGCAgtgttttacagtatataaactaatTCTATTTAATGTAACTCTGAAGCATATATTGAAGCATtccattgcattttatttatcaGGAGGTCTGTATTTGAGAAATTTCAAGTTGATGGAGTTTATAGTTTAGTTTAGTAGTCTTTCTCATTCATCATTAGGCAGCAACGGTTTTCTTCTAATGCaatatttctgatttattttaaggATGTAAAGGATGCGTTAACATATGAAGATTATGATGAAGATTATGAGGAGGATGTTGAAGAGGCATCCTGTGCATCAACCCCTGCTAATGAAAACCTAATAGAAGAAGCAAAGGATACAAAAAAAGGACGTAGAACAAGACCTGGTGGTTACCCGTGTAAACAGTGTGACCGTGTTTTAATGTCCATGCAAGGTCTTCGCTCCCATGAAAGAAGCCACTTGGCACTTGCAATGTTTACTCGAGAGGATAAATACAGCTGCCACTTCTGCTCCTTTGTCTCTGCCTTCCGGCATAAGTATGTTTTTTTGCAAACTTCTTTTATTAATGTGATTTTTAATGTCTACATTTATTTTACCTTACAGTGAAGTATGTTGTTCTATATTTTGACTCAAAATTGGACCCAGGCTTAAAACAGTAGTTTATAATCTACTGTTTAGAATGTGACCCAGTTCTCCCTGCTAAGTTGTAAAGTCATGGAAGTAATCATAAAAAAAAGGTGACTTTGGGAGACTAATTTACTTTTTCCCCCCAGTCTGCTGCCACCCCCCCCAATATCTTTGTAATTATGTAGCACCTGTCAAGCCACGTGCTAGGAATAGATCTGCAGTATTTAATATTTCCTTAAGGTTCCCAACTTTATTTGTTCTACAGCTGCAGATAATGATTTCTGctgttaaaaatgtgtttgtctaAATATTTGTAGGATTTTGCAGGTGAAATCTCAAAATGAGTACAAATCACTTTTGCAATAACCAGATATTTTCTACACAGTTTGGATCGTCACATCCAGACTCATCATGGACATCACAAACCTTTCAGATGCAAACTGTGCCCTTTCAAGTCTTCCTATAACAGTCGACTAAAAACTCATATGATGAAAGCTCATGCAGGTGAGTTTGTATGTAATATGTACACTTGAAACGAATGGCATTTAGGCACATTTCTCAGTTTTAGGTTTTttattctcttctttttcttctgttcaACAAATGTAACATCAAAACTCCTGAT from Xenopus laevis strain J_2021 chromosome 1S, Xenopus_laevis_v10.1, whole genome shotgun sequence harbors:
- the znf462.S gene encoding zinc finger protein 462 isoform X3 is translated as MEVLQCDGCNFKAQTYEDLKSHIQDVHTAFLQPADVAEEDSTQAHEKSVETHSINQLEGVFPSVKDEYASAEENHAPSTPQPASGSYYGHSPSYFSQSNHAGNAKSTSKFFQCKFCIRYFRSKNLLVEHTRKVHGNGGTNIAGSSNVGPSDYNIMLHDGFGKVFSCQFCTYKSPRRARILKHQKMYHKNSLKETPMPPVSNPPPISMPIPLQEACKELPAEVVERSILESMVKPLTKSRGNFCCEWCSYQTPRRERWCDHMMKKHRGMVKILSSLRQDGMNMSDLQNKSSPVSNPGGSFMPLTIGNDIPNVNISNYRSPVNNALNRGSPPKYSPMPYVPIKPKPSADTGIVNLSDRSPYTASENSSVVIDMDSNSLLNDSSSDDDYIDLDSENGLCPMDPHVSGISGEPLLGSENNKLLETKGIPFRRYMNRFQCPFCPFLTMHRRSISRHIENIHLSGKTAVYKCDECPFSCKSPLKLGAHKQCHSGAPSEWDSINTLNESLSSFSEAYESSNGNGKKSGVMTESGQQNPYKCTMCNYSTTTLKGLRVHQQHKHSFCDDMPQHNSNMVRQAQDDPDSVTSGTVRKSQTSILGLSSKNNFVAKTSRKNSNDFPLDLSPVKKRTRIDEIASNLQSKINQSKQQEDNVINVEDEEEEVEEEEEEEENEVEIEVEIDKEEEQSEQMDATDAYAIHQMWARDANNSPKNVSYRNIQHNYAATPNGAEIELTLSDDDEDYYYQSTGMKEQETSASTSRNQSSFYNDNDQNENAEYNEESGRLYYCKHCDFSNKSARSVSTHYQRMHPYIKFSFRYILDPSDHSAVYRCLECYIDYNNFEDLQQHYAEHHPEAMNVLNFDQSDLIYRCRFCSYTSPNVRSLMPHYQRMHPTVKINNAMIFSSYVVDHQEEIASESQTLREILNSAPKNMVTSTPTGQGASSSAAFNKNTSQIFDTETENPISSVNSVVVYDCDVCKFASPNMHSVLVHYQKKHPDEKASYFRIQKTMRVVSVEGAAAISQLALEASSLVQQQSPVPTPNVTSPSEVTPELYFCKHCSYSNRSVVGVLVHYQKRHPEIKVTAKYIRQAPPTAATVRNIDALQNTPIKQPTSTPNAKKGNTQSRGNEMFFCQHCDYGNQTVKGVLIHYQKKHRDFKVNADVIRQHTAAIRSMCEQGQKKPITNTQTFPTTSEHDKEKLRSLRCRQCSYATPYVYALRKHMKKDHPALRATVTTILKWAFLDGLIEAGYHCEWCIYSHPEPSGLLEHYQRRHPEHYVDYTYMATKLCAGPDSPPNEASTESKSYKCRDCTFEAPSIWDITNHYQAFHPWALKGDESVLFNIIKEKDGTENSNSEEAVQVHSAGKPTRNVEPQMDGGDNYSLSQKKTLSLQTNNFAISSSPYLCTVCHSEYNNLHGLLTHYGKKHPGMKVKAADFAQEVDINPGAVYKCRHCPYINTRIHGVLTHYQKRHPSVKVTAEDFVHDVEQSTEMSQNESDENSRIFKQGYGAYRCKICPYTHGTLEKLKIHYEKYHDQPEPDMLSPSSPKDFSSVETYALLDEHPPQTVVTLEADVLKGPTKYKRNHLAPHTVFRCQLCKYFCSTRKGIARHYRIKHNNVRAQPEGKNNLFTCALCSYTNPIRKGLAAHYQKRHDIDAYYTHCLAASRTVTDKPNKVVIPSPQKDDSLELSEELKNAVEKKTCSLCSFQSYSKKGIVTHYMKRHPGVFPKKQNASKLGGYFTAVYAEESEPQGSEEKYETEPEPQEQELLPFRCIKCFKLSFSTPELLCMHYTDHHSKDIKRDFSILGTSGTRSLTTTYKCKHCNSKLNSVADLTVHLNVHNEDFQKRAKRQERRKQLLNKQKLAESADSKQERGNEAALQKNFKEKAVVGYKCKFCVEVHPTLRAICNHLRKHVQYGNVSELPADLQDVKDALTYEDYDEDYEEDVEEASCASTPANENLIEEAKDTKKGRRTRPGGYPCKQCDRVLMSMQGLRSHERSHLALAMFTREDKYSCHFCSFVSAFRHNLDRHIQTHHGHHKPFRCKLCPFKSSYNSRLKTHMMKAHAGDHAYRCSFCSFSTMTISQLKDHSLKVHGKTITLPRIRTISQTNPRAKQTTRMGKESGLDDSLYSEPPDVQQQLNHYQSAALARYNNNNSPSPLPVSSTSAEQNQEAVLNCEFCDFASGYIQSIRRHYRDKHGGKKLFKCKDCSFYTSFKSAFTMHVEAGHSATPMEGPKDLRCPLCLYHTRYKHNMIDHIVLHREERVVPIEVCRSKLSKHLQGVVFRCDKCTFTCSSDEALQQHIEKHNELKPYKCQLCYYETKLSEELDTHLREEHKVCRNFELVGLINLDQLEQMKDKPESSSSDEEEVTSKCQGLFMTTGRGMKRTESQKKTLSKT